The following are encoded together in the Meriones unguiculatus strain TT.TT164.6M chromosome 16, Bangor_MerUng_6.1, whole genome shotgun sequence genome:
- the Rpl7l1 gene encoding ribosomal protein uL30-like, with protein MRSSCSTGKMAEAGERKKIPLVPENLLKKRKAYQALKATQAKQALLAKRERKVKELRFKRLETFVHESWREQRDKVRVQRLEVKPRALEVPDKHSLAFVIRLERIEGVSMLVQKTLAKLRLKKLFSGVFVSVTPQSVKMLRIVEPYVTWGFPNLKSVRELILKRGQAKIKEKTVPLTDNTVIEEHLGKFGVICLEDLIHEIAFPGKHFQEISSFLCPFHLSVARHATKNRVGFLKEMGSPGYRGERINQLIRQLN; from the exons ATGCGCAGTAGCTGTAGCACCGGAAAGATGGCGGAGGCAGG ggaaagaaaaaagattccTTTGGTTCCAGAAAATCTcctgaaaaagagaaaggcttATCAGGCCCTGAAAGCCACCCAGGCGAAGCAGGCACTTTTGGCAAAGAGAGAG AGGAAAGTGAAAGAACTCAGGTTTAAGCGACTGGAAACATTCGTGCACGAGTCCTGGCGGGAGCAGCGTGACAAGGTGCGAGTGCAGCGCCTGGAAGTGAAGCCTCGAGCTTTGGAAGTGCCTGATAAGCATTCCTTGGCCTTCGTTATACGCCTGGAAAG GATTGAAGGAGTGAGTATGTTGGTACAGAAGACCCTGGCAAAACTTCGCCTGAAGAAGTTGTTCAGTGGTGTCTTTGTCAGTGTCACCCCTCAGAGTGTGAAGATGCTGCGCATAGTGGAACCTTACGTGACCTGGGG ATTTCCAAATCTGAAGTCTGTCCGGGAACTCATCTTGAAACGTGGGCAAGCAAAGATTAAGGAGAAGACTGTCCCCCTGACAGACAACACAGTGATTGAGGAGCACCTGG GGAAATTTGGTGTCATTTGCCTGGAAGACCTCATCCATGAAATTGCCTTCCCGGGGAAGCATTTCCAGGAGATCTCTTCATTCTTGTGCCCTTTCCACCTCTCTGTGGCCCGTCATGCTACCAAGAATAGAGTGGGCTTCCTCAAGGAGATGGGCTCCCCTGGCTACCGGGGTGAGCGCATCAACCAGCTCATCCGTCAGCTGAACTAG